One stretch of Fictibacillus sp. b24 DNA includes these proteins:
- the ilvA gene encoding threonine ammonia-lyase: protein MEEVSKIAHRTPLKQSTTLNKWTGGNVYMKLENMQKTGSFKLRGAYYKVSTLNELECARGVIAASAGNHAQGLALSCSLRGIRSKIFMPENAPLSKIEAVKSYGADIVLEGDNYQAAYEAAKREEMVNGGVFVHPFDDYDVIAGQSTVALEMLQQNPELKTIVVPVGGGGLLAGIALAVKSVRPDVKVVGVQSVNASAVYQAFTCTSKKTLSRCTSIADGIAVVKPGEITVPVISKYVDEMVTVTEEQIAYAMMFMLEREKVVVEGAGAASLAAVLFHSHLALDQKVGLIISGGNVDPVKWSLYKGMADKLNMKRIS, encoded by the coding sequence ATGGAGGAAGTGTCAAAAATTGCGCACCGTACACCACTCAAACAATCTACAACGTTAAACAAGTGGACGGGCGGAAATGTGTATATGAAGCTTGAAAACATGCAGAAAACAGGCTCTTTCAAACTAAGGGGAGCTTATTATAAAGTTTCTACATTAAATGAGTTAGAGTGCGCAAGAGGTGTTATTGCTGCTTCAGCAGGCAACCATGCACAAGGATTGGCGCTTTCCTGTTCATTGCGTGGTATCAGATCAAAAATCTTTATGCCGGAAAATGCACCGCTTTCCAAAATCGAAGCAGTAAAATCATATGGCGCAGATATTGTCTTAGAAGGTGATAATTATCAAGCTGCATATGAAGCAGCTAAGAGAGAAGAGATGGTGAACGGCGGTGTTTTTGTTCATCCATTTGACGATTATGACGTGATTGCAGGTCAAAGTACGGTTGCGCTTGAGATGCTTCAGCAAAACCCTGAATTAAAAACGATTGTCGTACCAGTAGGAGGGGGCGGTTTACTAGCAGGCATCGCTTTGGCAGTTAAATCTGTCAGACCAGACGTGAAAGTAGTCGGCGTGCAATCTGTTAACGCCAGTGCTGTTTATCAAGCCTTCACGTGTACTTCTAAAAAAACATTATCACGCTGTACTTCGATTGCGGATGGGATCGCGGTTGTTAAACCCGGAGAGATTACCGTTCCTGTGATTTCAAAATATGTAGATGAAATGGTCACTGTTACAGAAGAACAAATCGCATACGCTATGATGTTTATGCTCGAACGAGAAAAAGTGGTCGTGGAGGGTGCAGGCGCTGCAAGTCTAGCGGCAGTCCTGTTTCATAGTCACCTTGCACTTGATCAGAAAGTTGGGCTCATCATAAGCGGAGGGAATGTGGATCCTGTAAAATGGTCGCTGTACAAAGGGATGGCCGACAAGCTGAATATGAAGAGAATAAGTTAG
- the tig gene encoding trigger factor codes for MTAKWEKLEGNQGVLTVEVEATEVDTALDQAFKKVVKQVNVPGFRKGKMPRRLFEQRFGVESLYQDALDILLPKAYGDAVQETGIEPVDRPEVDIEKMEQGSNLVFTAKVTVKPEVKLGDYKGLEVEKTETEVTDEDVQDELIRLLEQQAELVVKEEGTVENGDTVNIDFEGFVDGEAFEGGKAENYSLEIGSGSFIPGFEEQLVGEKAGAEKDVNVNFPEEYHAEELAGKPAVFKVKIHDIKSKQLPELNDEFAKEAEGDAETLEDLKKELRTKLEESKKQEAENKTRETVIEKASENAELDIPEAMVNTELDRMVQEFGQRLQMQGMNLDLYYQFSGTSEEALREQMKEDAGKRVRTNLVLEAIVEAENIEVSEEEIDAELSKMAEMYKMEVEQIKQMLAMQGGNDAVAADLKVRKAIDFLVENSKTA; via the coding sequence ATGACTGCTAAATGGGAAAAGTTAGAAGGCAATCAAGGTGTCTTAACGGTTGAAGTTGAGGCTACTGAAGTAGATACAGCGCTTGATCAAGCGTTCAAAAAAGTTGTAAAGCAAGTTAACGTACCAGGATTCCGTAAAGGGAAAATGCCGCGCCGACTTTTTGAGCAACGTTTTGGAGTAGAATCTTTATATCAAGACGCTTTAGATATCCTATTGCCAAAAGCATATGGAGACGCTGTACAAGAAACAGGTATCGAGCCTGTTGATCGTCCAGAAGTTGACATCGAAAAAATGGAGCAAGGAAGCAACCTAGTATTCACGGCAAAAGTAACTGTTAAGCCTGAAGTTAAACTAGGTGATTACAAGGGTCTTGAAGTAGAAAAGACTGAAACTGAAGTAACTGATGAAGATGTTCAAGACGAACTTATTCGTTTACTAGAACAACAAGCTGAGCTAGTTGTTAAAGAAGAAGGTACTGTTGAGAACGGTGACACTGTAAATATCGATTTTGAAGGATTCGTAGATGGAGAAGCGTTCGAAGGTGGAAAAGCTGAGAACTATTCACTTGAAATCGGATCTGGTTCTTTCATCCCAGGCTTTGAAGAGCAACTAGTTGGTGAAAAAGCTGGTGCGGAAAAAGACGTTAACGTTAATTTCCCTGAAGAATATCATGCTGAAGAGCTAGCGGGTAAGCCTGCTGTATTCAAAGTGAAAATTCATGACATCAAATCTAAACAACTTCCAGAACTAAACGATGAGTTCGCTAAAGAAGCTGAAGGCGATGCTGAAACATTAGAAGATCTTAAAAAAGAACTTCGCACTAAGCTTGAAGAAAGCAAAAAGCAAGAAGCTGAAAACAAAACACGTGAAACTGTGATTGAAAAAGCTTCTGAAAACGCTGAGTTGGATATCCCGGAAGCAATGGTTAATACTGAGCTTGATCGTATGGTACAAGAATTCGGTCAGCGCTTGCAAATGCAAGGTATGAACCTTGACCTTTACTACCAGTTCTCTGGTACTAGCGAAGAAGCTCTTCGTGAACAAATGAAAGAAGATGCTGGAAAGCGCGTTCGTACAAACCTTGTACTAGAAGCAATCGTTGAAGCTGAAAACATCGAAGTTTCTGAAGAAGAAATCGATGCAGAACTTAGCAAGATGGCTGAAATGTACAAAATGGAAGTAGAACAAATCAAGCAAATGCTAGCAATGCAAGGTGGAAATGACGCAGTTGCTGCTGACTTGAAAGTGCGTAAAGCGATTGATTTTCTTGTTGAAAACAGCAAGACTGCTTAA